The DNA window ATGATGAATGCAGTTTTTCGGTGAAAGGAAATGGAACTTTCAGACCGATTGAAGGTTCTAATCCATTTTTGGGAACTTATAATGTGAGAGAAAATGCTGATGAAGAAATGATTTCTGTGATTTTTGAAGGTTTCAAAAAGAATCAGATTTTGTCTGCGATGAAATCTGCACATCCATATGAAGAAGTGGCGTATCAACTTTATGCTTTAGAAAATGATAATCAATACGTTGGCTTAGGAAGATACGGAGAATTAGAACAAGAAATGGCAGAAAAAGATTTCTTAAAATTCGTGAAAGAAAAATTCAATTTAGAAGTGATTCGTCATTCGGAGTTTTTGAATAAAAAAATCAAAAAAGTAGGCGTTTTAGGTGGAAGTGGAGCAAGTGGAATTTCGGCAGCAAAAGCTTCTGGATGTGATGCTTACTTAACGGGAGATGTAAAATACCACGATTTTTTCCAAAGCGAAAACCAAATGATCATCTGTGATATAGGACATTTCGAGTCAGAACAATTTGTTGCTGAGCAATTAGTTGAGATTTTGTCGGAAAAATTTCCTACATTTGCATTCTCAAAATCCACAGAAAAAACCAACCCTGTAAATTATTTCTTTTAAGATATGGCAAAAAAAACTGTAGAAATTTCAGTAGAAGAAAAATTAAGAGCCCTTTATGATTTACAAATCATAGACTCTAGATTAGACGAAATCCGCAATACAAGAGGTGAATTACCAATTGAGGTAGAAGATTTAGAAATCGAAATCGAAGGTCTTAACAAGAGAGCACAAAAATTCGAAAACGAAATTAAAGACTTAAATGATGACATTAATAACAAAAAAGAAGTTATTAATCATTCTAAATCTTTGATGGAGAAATATAAATCTCAACAAGACAACGTAAGAAATAATAAAGAATTCGAAGCGCTTGCTAAAGAAATAGAATTTCAGGATTTAGAAGTTCAGTTGGCTGAAAAGAAAATCAAAGAATTTACTGCAAAAATCGCTCACAAAAATGAACTTTTAGATGAGTTGAAAGGTAAAATCGGAGAGCTAGAAAATCACTTAAACTTCAAGAAAAACGAACTTGATGCTTTAATTTCTGAAACTCAAAAAGAAGAAGATTATTTATTAGAAAAATCTAAAGAATTTGCAGAAAAAATAGACGAAAGACTATTAGCTTCTTACAAAAGAATTAGAAATAATTCTGGAAACGGATTAGCAGTAGTAGGTCTAGAAAGAGGTGCGCCAAAAGGTTCATTCTTTACCATTCCGCCACAGAAACAAATGGAAATCGCTCAGCGTAAGAAAATTATCATCGATGAGCATTCTGGTAAAATCTTGGTAGACGATGAGTTGGTAATGGAAGAGAACGAAAAAATGGCTTCTATCATTAAATTCTAAAAATGTTAAATCAATATAAATTCCGTTCTTTTTGAGCGGAATTTTTTATTTTTGCCTAAAACTGATGATATGAAAGAATTTGCGAATGCCAAAATGGATAAATGGACTTTGTTTTACACCATTTTATACATTTTTTTCTCTATTGGAATGGTGGTTTTCATGTTCGAAACAGAAGAATCTAAATTCCCAATAATTTTGGTGGGCAGTATTCTCTCAGGAGCTTTTATTTTTACTTATTTCATGATTCCCAAAATCAGTTTGAGTGAAAATGCAATCCATGTAAAAAATGCTTTTGTTAATTTTAAAATTTCAATTCAAGATATTTCTTATGTTGAAAAAGTAGAAAAACTAGGATTAAACATCAGAACATTTGGAGCAGGAGGCGTTTTTGGTTATTTTGGCTATTTTAATGGCAATGATGTTTGGTACGTAACCAATATTTATAAAAAAGTAAAAATTACCATGAAATCTGGGAAAATCTATATGTTTTCACCAGAAAATACAGAAGATTTTATTCAACAAATCACAAACCTAAAATCTAAAATTTAAAGTTATAATGATACAATTACTTGATAAAATTCATCACAAAGATTCTAAAAATTTCTTTTTAATTGCTGGCCCTTGCGCTATTGAAGGCGAAGAAATGGCATTTGAAATTGCCGAAAAAATTGTTAATCTTTCAGATAAATATAAAATTCCTTACATTTTTAAAGGAAGTTTTAAAAAAGCCAACAGAAGCAGAGTAGACAGTTTCACAGGAATTGGTGACGAAAAAGCTTTAGAAATTATCAAAAAAGTAGGAGAGCATTTTAATATTCCTACTACTACAGATATTCACGAAAACGCTCATGCAGAACTCGCAGCTTCTTATGGAGTAGATGTTTTGCAAATTCCCGCGTTTTTGGTTCGTCAGACAGACTTGGTAGTAGCTGCAGCAAAAACTGGGAAAGCCGTAACTTTGAAAAAAGGACAATTTCTTTCACCAGAATCTATGAAATTTGCGGTACAAAAAGTATTAGATTCAGGAAATGATAAAGTAGCGATTATCGAGAGAGGAAATTCTTTCGGATATACAGATTTGGTAGTAGATTTCAGAGGAATTCCTACCATGCAACATTATGCGCCAGTGATTTTGGACGTTACGCACTCTCTTCAACAGCCTAATCAAAATTCAGGAGTAACAGGAGGAAGACCAGAATTGATAGAAACCATTGCCAAAGCTGGAATTGCAGTAGGAACAGACGGAATTTTCATTGAAACACATCCAGATCCTTCTTGTGCAAAATCAGACGGAGCGAATATGCTAAAACTGGATTTGCTCGATGATTTATTAGGAAAACTAACTCGAGTAAGAGAAGCAATCTTATAATATTGAACCAAGCAAAAATGCTTGGTTTTTTCTTTTGAAAAACACAAAAAATTCTTAAAATTTACCATTGAAATAATTCTTTATCAATTTGATTAAATTTTATAAATTTATCCTTTAAAATATAACCTTTTGAAAAAGCTCATATTATTCTTAGTTCTTACATTTCCAGTCTTTATTTTTTCACAAATTAATTTGAAAATTTTAGACGATAACGGAAGTCCAGTTGCTGATGTAAAAGTCACTTATAACAATCAAAACTTTACCACCAATGCGCAAGGTTTTGCTAAAATTCCTGTAGCTGAAACAGAACAAATATTGACGGCAGAAAAGGAATCTTATGTTTCTTTTACCAAGAAAATTAATCCTAAATTAAGATACCAAAACTTAAATGTTTTGATGGTACTTTCCATTAAAACCAAAGAAATTAAAGAGATTACCTTCCGGGGAAAAGGAAAACCAAAAAATACTGACCTAACTTCTCTTGAAATTTCTGCAAAACAAGCTCAGATTGTAGCTTCGCTTTCTGGTGGTGTAGAAGGTTTGATTAAGTCTTTACCTTCGGTAAATTCTAATGCAGAATTGTCATCGCAATACATGGTGAGAGGTGGTAATTATGATGAAAATTTAATTTACATCAATGATATTGAGATTTACAGACCATTTTTAGTGAGAAATTCTCTACAGGAAGGAATGAGTATCATCAATCCAGATATGGTTTCTATGATTAACTTTTCTGCAGGTGGTTTCGAAGCGAAATATGGTGATAAAATGAGTTCTGCGCTTAATATTTATTACAGACAACCTTCAAAAACTGAAATTTCTGGCGAAGCAAGTCTTATAGGTGGAA is part of the Cloacibacterium normanense genome and encodes:
- a CDS encoding Nif3-like dinuclear metal center hexameric protein; translation: MILKEFTSELDKLFSLKQAEDFDNVGLLCGNPAREVSGVLVCHDALENVVDEAISKNCNVIVTFHPIIFSGLKSITGKNYVERAVLKAIENKIAIYAIHTAFDNDYFGVNYRICNELGLKNQKILMPKSENLLQLVVYVPSDYSEKVKNALFEAGAGNIGFYDECSFSVKGNGTFRPIEGSNPFLGTYNVRENADEEMISVIFEGFKKNQILSAMKSAHPYEEVAYQLYALENDNQYVGLGRYGELEQEMAEKDFLKFVKEKFNLEVIRHSEFLNKKIKKVGVLGGSGASGISAAKASGCDAYLTGDVKYHDFFQSENQMIICDIGHFESEQFVAEQLVEILSEKFPTFAFSKSTEKTNPVNYFF
- a CDS encoding zinc ribbon domain-containing protein, yielding MAKKTVEISVEEKLRALYDLQIIDSRLDEIRNTRGELPIEVEDLEIEIEGLNKRAQKFENEIKDLNDDINNKKEVINHSKSLMEKYKSQQDNVRNNKEFEALAKEIEFQDLEVQLAEKKIKEFTAKIAHKNELLDELKGKIGELENHLNFKKNELDALISETQKEEDYLLEKSKEFAEKIDERLLASYKRIRNNSGNGLAVVGLERGAPKGSFFTIPPQKQMEIAQRKKIIIDEHSGKILVDDELVMEENEKMASIIKF
- a CDS encoding PH domain-containing protein, with translation MKEFANAKMDKWTLFYTILYIFFSIGMVVFMFETEESKFPIILVGSILSGAFIFTYFMIPKISLSENAIHVKNAFVNFKISIQDISYVEKVEKLGLNIRTFGAGGVFGYFGYFNGNDVWYVTNIYKKVKITMKSGKIYMFSPENTEDFIQQITNLKSKI
- the kdsA gene encoding 3-deoxy-8-phosphooctulonate synthase, with product MIQLLDKIHHKDSKNFFLIAGPCAIEGEEMAFEIAEKIVNLSDKYKIPYIFKGSFKKANRSRVDSFTGIGDEKALEIIKKVGEHFNIPTTTDIHENAHAELAASYGVDVLQIPAFLVRQTDLVVAAAKTGKAVTLKKGQFLSPESMKFAVQKVLDSGNDKVAIIERGNSFGYTDLVVDFRGIPTMQHYAPVILDVTHSLQQPNQNSGVTGGRPELIETIAKAGIAVGTDGIFIETHPDPSCAKSDGANMLKLDLLDDLLGKLTRVREAIL